In Leuconostoc kimchii IMSNU 11154, one genomic interval encodes:
- the gpmA gene encoding 2,3-diphosphoglycerate-dependent phosphoglycerate mutase, translating into MAKLVLIRHGQSEWNALNLFNGWVDTKLSDKGIAQAKEAGELLATEGIQFDQAYTSVLTRAITTLHLALEEAGQLFIPEAKSWRLNERHYGALQGQNKAEAAEKWGDEQVHIWRRSYDVLPPLLDSYEETVEVQGKSYPAFDRRYADVPEGELPLGENLKITLERVLPFWESDIAPQLKAGKNVVIAAHGNSLRALAKHLEHISDDDILNLEIANGQPLVYDLDDSLEVISKKTLSK; encoded by the coding sequence ATGGCTAAGTTAGTATTAATCCGTCACGGTCAAAGTGAATGGAACGCATTAAACTTGTTCAACGGTTGGGTTGACACAAAGTTATCAGATAAAGGTATCGCACAAGCAAAAGAAGCGGGCGAACTCTTGGCTACTGAGGGTATCCAATTTGATCAAGCCTATACATCTGTTTTGACACGTGCCATCACAACACTTCATCTAGCATTAGAAGAAGCTGGTCAATTATTCATCCCAGAGGCTAAGTCATGGCGTTTAAACGAACGTCACTATGGTGCTTTACAAGGGCAAAATAAGGCCGAAGCTGCCGAAAAGTGGGGAGATGAACAGGTCCATATCTGGCGTCGCTCATATGATGTTTTACCACCATTGTTGGACAGTTATGAAGAAACCGTTGAAGTGCAAGGCAAATCATATCCTGCATTCGACCGTCGTTACGCTGATGTTCCTGAAGGTGAACTGCCATTAGGTGAAAACCTTAAGATCACTCTGGAACGTGTTTTGCCTTTCTGGGAATCAGATATTGCTCCCCAATTAAAAGCTGGCAAAAATGTTGTGATTGCCGCACATGGTAATTCATTACGTGCGCTTGCTAAGCACCTTGAACATATTTCAGATGATGATATTTTAAATCTCGAAATTGCTAATGGACAGCCTCTAGTTTACGATTTAGATGACTCGTTAGAAGTTATTTCTAAAAAAACATTGAGTAAGTAA
- the tpiA gene encoding triose-phosphate isomerase — MSKMHKEQRVPFVVANWKINKLQADVVDFLKKVDGKVPDQAVVETGIAAQDLFLADLVRATAASPIHVVAENVHWEDSGAYTGETSPKALRDIGAKYVLIGHFERRKFFNETDSTVNLKVTAALRNGLRPIIDVDEDMSTYAQFMDAEPSVAQVAAALAGVSVDQIRNVTIAYEPTWAIGSGEAASADQAQKAAHLIRQTLAKLYSPVIAEQVRILYGGSVTPDNAREIMAQSDIDGVLVGTAALDPDKFLKLVAIAHDPNVPEFDVDHV; from the coding sequence ATGTCTAAAATGCATAAAGAACAGCGCGTCCCTTTTGTCGTGGCTAATTGGAAAATTAATAAATTACAGGCTGATGTGGTTGATTTTTTAAAGAAAGTCGACGGTAAAGTGCCAGATCAAGCGGTTGTTGAGACTGGAATTGCGGCACAAGATTTGTTTTTGGCTGATTTAGTGCGTGCAACCGCAGCTTCGCCAATACATGTTGTTGCGGAAAATGTACACTGGGAAGACAGTGGCGCATATACGGGGGAGACCTCTCCCAAAGCGTTGCGAGATATTGGCGCAAAATATGTCTTAATTGGTCATTTCGAACGTCGCAAATTTTTTAATGAAACTGATTCAACCGTAAACTTAAAGGTTACTGCTGCATTGCGCAACGGGTTACGGCCAATTATTGATGTTGATGAGGACATGAGTACTTATGCACAATTTATGGATGCTGAACCCTCAGTGGCTCAAGTCGCTGCGGCATTAGCAGGTGTTTCTGTCGATCAAATTCGTAATGTGACAATTGCCTATGAGCCAACATGGGCAATTGGATCTGGTGAAGCGGCAAGTGCTGATCAAGCACAAAAGGCAGCACATCTCATTCGCCAAACCCTAGCCAAGCTGTATTCTCCTGTTATTGCAGAACAAGTGCGTATTTTATATGGTGGTTCAGTGACGCCAGACAATGCGAGAGAAATTATGGCTCAAAGTGACATAGACGGCGTATTAGTTGGGACGGCAGCATTAGATCCCGACAAATTTCTAAAATTAGTCGCAATTGCACATGATCCAAATGTGCCAGAATTTGACGTAGATCACGTTTGA
- a CDS encoding class Ib ribonucleoside-diphosphate reductase assembly flavoprotein NrdI, which produces MTRISILYASTEGNTQSFVDKLKTIAESNGDQLEARMIGDETEYANETTPYVAIVPTYLTGGTGTGPDVVENFTNALGEYIEFGRNSHYLKGVIGSGNRNFNVQFNLTALRYADKFKVPMLFAYELRGSQFDAVKAYNIMKPLFGG; this is translated from the coding sequence ATGACGAGAATCAGTATTTTGTATGCGTCGACAGAAGGTAATACACAATCTTTTGTTGACAAACTAAAGACAATCGCTGAAAGCAACGGAGATCAGCTTGAAGCACGCATGATAGGTGATGAAACAGAATATGCCAATGAAACAACACCTTATGTTGCTATCGTACCAACGTATTTGACAGGTGGTACTGGGACAGGGCCGGATGTGGTTGAAAATTTTACCAATGCTTTGGGTGAATATATTGAATTTGGGCGTAATAGCCACTATTTAAAAGGTGTTATTGGTTCAGGTAATCGTAATTTTAATGTACAATTTAACTTAACTGCGTTAAGATATGCAGATAAGTTTAAAGTACCAATGTTGTTTGCATACGAATTACGCGGTAGCCAATTTGATGCAGTAAAAGCTTATAATATTATGAAACCTTTATTTGGAGGATAA
- the nrdH gene encoding glutaredoxin-like protein NrdH — protein MENVTVYTKYNCVQCKMTKKFLEAQGVPFKEINIEDDTKYVEALKADGFRQTPVVSVAGMPKFSGFRPDVLKKISA, from the coding sequence ATGGAAAATGTAACAGTATATACGAAGTACAATTGTGTGCAATGCAAAATGACCAAGAAGTTTTTAGAAGCGCAAGGTGTACCTTTTAAGGAAATCAATATTGAAGATGATACAAAGTATGTTGAAGCGTTAAAGGCAGATGGATTCCGCCAAACACCGGTAGTTTCTGTTGCGGGCATGCCAAAGTTCTCTGGTTTTCGTCCAGATGTATTAAAGAAAATCTCAGCTTAA
- the nrdE gene encoding class 1b ribonucleoside-diphosphate reductase subunit alpha, translated as MPLKELNLDQVTYFDLNNQVNIPKDNQIQLEKDQEALDAFLKENVWPNVMQFDSLSERFDWLFQNNFLERTFIEKYRFEFIESLYAYLDAQHFNFKSFMAAFKFYNQYALKTNDGQHYVETYVDRVAMNALFYADGREELALRLADEMIHQRYQPATPSFLNAGRARRGELVSCFIIQTSDDMNSIGRTINSALQLSKMGGGVGINVSNIREAGAPVMAIANSAGGIVPVMKLLEDSFTFSSQVGARQGAGVVYLSVFHPDIMSFLSTKKENADEKIRVKTLSLGLTVPDKFYELVKKNDVMYLFSPVDVEKVYGKAFNYIDITAEYDNMVANDQITKYKVDARTLEEEISKLQQESGYPYIINIDVANRSNPISGKIVSSNLCSEILQVQTPSDIDNGQQYTRLGSDVSCNLGSINIVNMMATADFGESVDTMVRALTYVSDTSNLDVVPSIAKGNHEKHAIGLGAMGLAAYFAQNKMYYGDDEALDFTSTFFMTLNYYSIKASVAIAKERHEKFFEFDKSTYANGSYFDKYLETDWAPKTNKVIEAFAQHHIPTKHDWVQLRDDVAKYGMYNAYRHAIAPTGSISYVNDTTATLLPIVNKIEERQEGMIGKVYYPAPGLNNETMPYYVSAYDTDMRKVIDVYAAAQEHIDQGMALTLFMRSTLPDGLYEWKNNRTNKMTTRDLTILRHYAFNKGIKSLYYIRTFTDDNQESGVNECESCSI; from the coding sequence ATGCCATTAAAAGAATTAAATTTAGATCAGGTCACTTATTTTGACTTGAACAACCAAGTGAATATTCCTAAGGATAATCAAATTCAACTTGAAAAAGATCAAGAGGCACTTGATGCCTTTTTAAAAGAAAACGTTTGGCCAAACGTGATGCAATTCGATTCTTTATCAGAGCGTTTTGATTGGTTATTCCAAAACAATTTTTTAGAGCGCACTTTTATTGAAAAGTATCGTTTTGAATTTATTGAATCACTTTATGCCTATTTAGATGCGCAACACTTTAATTTTAAATCTTTTATGGCAGCATTTAAATTCTATAATCAATATGCGTTGAAAACAAATGATGGGCAACATTATGTAGAAACATATGTCGATCGTGTAGCCATGAACGCGCTATTTTATGCTGATGGTCGTGAAGAATTAGCTTTGAGATTAGCCGATGAGATGATTCATCAACGTTATCAACCAGCGACACCAAGCTTTTTAAATGCTGGACGCGCGCGACGCGGTGAATTAGTTTCTTGTTTCATTATTCAAACATCTGATGATATGAACTCGATTGGACGGACGATTAATTCAGCTTTACAGTTATCAAAAATGGGTGGTGGCGTCGGCATCAATGTTTCAAATATTCGCGAAGCCGGTGCACCAGTGATGGCAATCGCTAATTCTGCTGGTGGTATTGTGCCAGTTATGAAGTTATTAGAAGACTCGTTTACATTTTCCTCCCAAGTAGGTGCACGACAAGGTGCTGGGGTTGTTTACCTGTCTGTCTTTCATCCTGATATTATGTCATTTTTATCAACAAAGAAGGAAAACGCTGACGAAAAGATACGTGTTAAAACGCTGTCTCTTGGCTTAACTGTGCCTGATAAATTTTACGAGTTGGTCAAGAAAAATGATGTGATGTATTTATTTAGTCCAGTAGACGTTGAAAAAGTTTACGGTAAAGCCTTTAACTACATTGATATTACGGCTGAATATGATAATATGGTTGCCAATGATCAAATCACTAAATATAAAGTTGATGCACGAACGTTAGAAGAAGAAATATCTAAGCTACAACAGGAATCAGGTTACCCATATATTATCAATATCGATGTTGCTAACCGTAGTAATCCAATTTCTGGTAAAATTGTGTCATCTAACCTGTGCTCAGAAATTTTACAAGTCCAGACACCTTCCGATATTGATAATGGTCAGCAGTATACACGTCTAGGGTCAGATGTCAGTTGTAACTTGGGTTCAATTAACATTGTCAATATGATGGCAACAGCTGATTTTGGTGAATCAGTTGATACAATGGTTCGTGCGTTAACTTATGTATCCGACACATCTAATTTAGATGTTGTGCCCTCTATTGCTAAAGGAAATCATGAAAAGCATGCGATTGGTTTGGGCGCGATGGGGCTTGCTGCTTATTTTGCTCAAAATAAAATGTATTATGGTGATGATGAGGCTTTGGATTTCACATCGACATTCTTCATGACTCTGAATTATTATTCAATCAAAGCCTCTGTAGCTATTGCTAAGGAGCGTCATGAAAAATTCTTTGAATTCGACAAATCAACTTATGCTAATGGTTCATATTTTGACAAATATTTAGAAACGGATTGGGCACCTAAAACCAATAAAGTTATTGAGGCATTTGCACAACATCACATACCAACTAAACATGATTGGGTTCAACTCCGTGATGATGTTGCAAAATATGGTATGTATAATGCGTATCGCCATGCTATTGCGCCAACTGGTTCTATTTCTTATGTTAATGATACAACTGCAACATTGTTGCCAATTGTCAATAAGATTGAAGAGCGTCAAGAAGGTATGATTGGAAAAGTTTATTATCCAGCACCTGGTCTAAATAATGAGACCATGCCATATTATGTCTCGGCATATGATACGGATATGCGTAAGGTCATTGATGTATATGCAGCCGCACAAGAGCATATTGACCAAGGAATGGCACTAACACTATTTATGCGTTCAACATTACCTGATGGTTTGTATGAATGGAAAAATAATCGCACGAATAAAATGACAACGCGGGATCTAACAATTTTGCGTCATTATGCCTTTAATAAAGGCATTAAGTCATTGTATTATATTCGAACGTTTACAGATGACAATCAAGAATCTGGTGTGAATGAGTGTGAGAGTTGCTCAATTTAG
- a CDS encoding phosphatase PAP2 family protein, whose product MIVSVKNKQRRQAIISFIIAILLGVLIKFNVIFPIAIDNIVHGWFAHIQTNFGDVIMAIATFLGNPVVDVTYALILAGVLVIAKLHVPAIWTVVTILLGDIFLTVVRFLINRPRPVGHLLADSSSSFPSTHVFGLFVIIFILAILVTPNINSLYTQIIINWLSLLIGLMTIMSRVYFNAHFLSDTIAAVLFAYAWVILSATLYPKLAIFLQTHISIFKHDEI is encoded by the coding sequence ATGATTGTATCTGTTAAGAACAAACAACGCCGGCAAGCAATTATTAGTTTTATTATTGCCATTCTACTAGGTGTACTTATTAAATTTAATGTCATATTCCCAATTGCCATTGATAACATCGTTCATGGTTGGTTCGCGCATATCCAAACTAATTTTGGTGACGTCATCATGGCTATCGCTACTTTCTTGGGTAATCCCGTCGTCGATGTTACGTATGCGCTAATTTTGGCTGGTGTTTTAGTTATTGCCAAACTTCATGTCCCAGCAATTTGGACAGTCGTAACAATATTACTTGGCGATATCTTTCTGACGGTTGTTAGATTTTTAATCAATCGTCCAAGACCAGTTGGACATTTACTTGCGGACAGTTCCTCATCATTTCCAAGTACGCATGTATTCGGGCTGTTTGTGATTATTTTTATCCTTGCAATTCTTGTGACACCAAACATTAACTCCCTCTACACTCAAATCATTATTAATTGGCTTAGCTTATTGATTGGTTTAATGACAATTATGAGCCGTGTTTACTTCAATGCACACTTCTTAAGCGACACTATCGCTGCAGTTCTATTCGCCTATGCTTGGGTTATTTTATCAGCAACTCTTTATCCTAAACTAGCGATTTTCTTACAAACACACATTTCAATATTTAAACATGATGAAATTTAA
- the nrdF gene encoding class 1b ribonucleoside-diphosphate reductase subunit beta: MEHLKDNSYTAINWNTIEDELDKATWEKLTQQFWLDTRIPISNDLKNWRGNMSDQERQTMNLVFGGLTTLDTLQSQDGMAQLKLDVVNQKEEAVLNNIQFMESVHAKSYSSIFETLNEKSEIEAIFDWADTNEFLQYKANRINDIYQTGTSLQKKIASVFLETFLFYSGFYTPLYFLGHNKMLNVAEIIKLIIRDESVHGTYIGYKFQIGFNKLPLAEQESLQSWMYDLLYELYENEEKYTHELYDDLGWSEQVLTFLRYNANKALMNLGQEPMFPDGAEDVNPVVMNGISTSTANHDFFSGVGNGYLLGAVEAMEEDDYNIGND; encoded by the coding sequence GTGGAACATTTAAAAGACAACTCATATACGGCAATTAATTGGAATACGATCGAAGATGAACTTGATAAGGCGACTTGGGAAAAGTTGACTCAACAGTTTTGGCTTGATACACGGATTCCAATTTCAAATGATTTAAAGAATTGGCGTGGTAACATGTCAGATCAAGAGCGTCAAACAATGAACCTAGTTTTTGGCGGTTTGACAACGTTAGATACTTTGCAATCACAAGATGGTATGGCACAATTGAAACTGGATGTTGTTAATCAAAAAGAAGAAGCTGTTCTAAATAACATTCAGTTTATGGAATCAGTTCACGCTAAATCTTATTCATCCATTTTTGAAACATTAAATGAAAAATCAGAAATTGAAGCCATTTTTGATTGGGCAGATACTAACGAGTTTTTGCAATACAAGGCCAATCGTATTAATGATATTTATCAAACAGGGACGTCGTTACAGAAAAAAATTGCATCGGTATTTTTAGAAACATTCTTGTTTTATTCTGGATTTTATACACCATTATATTTTCTAGGGCATAATAAAATGTTAAATGTTGCTGAAATTATTAAACTTATTATTCGCGATGAATCAGTTCATGGTACTTACATTGGTTATAAATTTCAAATTGGCTTTAATAAGCTACCATTAGCAGAGCAAGAAAGCTTACAAAGTTGGATGTATGATTTGCTATACGAATTATACGAAAATGAAGAAAAGTATACACATGAGTTATATGATGATCTCGGCTGGTCAGAGCAAGTATTAACGTTTTTAAGATACAATGCTAATAAAGCGTTGATGAATTTAGGTCAAGAGCCTATGTTTCCCGATGGGGCAGAAGATGTTAATCCTGTCGTTATGAATGGTATTTCAACATCGACAGCTAACCATGACTTTTTCTCAGGTGTAGGGAATGGCTACTTGTTGGGCGCCGTTGAAGCTATGGAAGAAGACGATTACAATATCGGTAATGATTAG
- a CDS encoding cold-shock protein — protein sequence MEKGTVKWFNGEKGYGFVTRENGEDVFAHFSAIQGDGFKTLEEGQAVEFEVETSDRGLQAANITKL from the coding sequence ATGGAAAAAGGCACAGTAAAGTGGTTTAACGGCGAAAAGGGTTACGGTTTCGTAACTCGTGAAAATGGAGAAGATGTTTTTGCACATTTCTCAGCTATTCAAGGTGACGGCTTCAAGACTCTTGAAGAAGGTCAAGCTGTTGAATTCGAAGTTGAAACTTCAGACCGCGGATTGCAAGCTGCTAACATCACAAAGTTGTAA
- a CDS encoding bacteriocin immunity protein, with translation MTSEQKVEQMLDDMSVAFSDSDIKASPELRDIIFNYAKELDSKRDYHLIASKLVKRFVMYYWETNKELPPAAIRLHNQVKPYATRYDGIAISTMLLPTWF, from the coding sequence ATGACAAGTGAACAAAAAGTTGAACAAATGTTAGATGATATGAGTGTCGCATTTTCAGATTCGGATATCAAAGCTAGTCCTGAATTACGTGATATCATTTTTAATTATGCTAAAGAACTGGATAGCAAGCGAGACTACCATTTAATCGCTTCTAAACTCGTTAAAAGATTTGTCATGTATTACTGGGAAACAAACAAAGAATTGCCTCCTGCAGCCATCAGATTACATAATCAAGTGAAACCATACGCAACACGATATGACGGTATCGCCATATCAACAATGCTGTTACCAACTTGGTTTTAG
- a CDS encoding histidine phosphatase family protein: protein MAINLYMVRHGETYFNFLHRFQGWSDAPLTSKGIQHGLDAGARLGSIHFDGAYSSDLTRAIHTARYILKNNQAKSPSEPTELPDFREQFFGSFEGIDSEVVTTTLGAYQSEPFNTYSDFITELGMAEAMDTIHQADPFKFAENDEQWWTRVSHGFEDIRSRHHDGDNVLIVSHGTTIRGIADKLDRHDLASNSVKNGALMRIELLPDTATILSFNDDTTVF, encoded by the coding sequence ATGGCTATTAATCTTTATATGGTTCGACACGGGGAGACCTACTTTAATTTTTTACATCGTTTCCAAGGCTGGTCTGATGCACCACTCACATCAAAAGGTATCCAACATGGTCTTGATGCCGGTGCTCGGCTAGGTAGTATTCATTTTGATGGTGCTTATTCTTCTGATTTGACACGTGCTATCCATACTGCACGCTATATTTTAAAAAATAATCAAGCGAAGTCCCCCAGTGAACCTACTGAACTACCCGATTTTCGTGAACAATTTTTTGGATCATTTGAAGGTATTGACAGTGAAGTAGTCACAACAACCTTAGGTGCTTATCAATCAGAGCCGTTCAATACCTATTCAGACTTTATTACGGAATTGGGTATGGCTGAAGCAATGGACACAATACACCAGGCCGATCCATTTAAATTTGCCGAGAATGATGAACAATGGTGGACAAGAGTGTCTCATGGTTTTGAAGACATTCGTTCACGTCATCACGATGGCGACAACGTTCTCATTGTGTCACACGGTACAACTATTCGTGGTATTGCAGACAAACTAGACCGGCATGATCTGGCTAGTAATTCTGTCAAAAACGGTGCATTAATGCGCATTGAACTCTTACCAGATACAGCAACTATTTTAAGTTTTAACGATGACACAACAGTCTTTTGA
- a CDS encoding hemolysin family protein: MDSGPSMLLNFAIIVLVLLLAILFTLTEYSLVKVRLSALRDLQENRDKPSKNITNAIHMVTHLTEYLSTAQVGITLTSLILGWIGEETVANIILNSGILPPEYARAVASVSAMIIFTIVHAVFTDLVPKNIAIESPVKVLLFIVRPVRFFHITLFPMIWALDHLSNGITHLLGFRTDGEEDIYSQTEILSLSKNAAAAGELDAEDLTFMKRAFEMNDKVAVDIMIDRTSMTAVDVKTPISDALNLYLQERYSRFPVIADNDKDKVLGYVFNYDLVRQSRINSADPVSKIMRDIPAVPENMDLHDVMDEMIIKRSPIAIVVDEYGGTSGLITDKDIYEELFGTVRDEIDDVSDDYIEKLGDHHYKVSGKMTLYDFERYFNQNVKELEENDAVTLTGYVLNEDPEFRAGDTMKVANFELTALDYDNAYISQFTVKVSPTPRQDRNNNGIFDEDENKTKIEASKSATN; this comes from the coding sequence TTGGATTCTGGTCCGTCTATGCTCCTTAACTTTGCTATCATCGTTTTGGTGCTTTTACTTGCTATTTTATTTACACTAACAGAATATTCTCTGGTTAAGGTGCGCTTGAGTGCTTTACGTGATTTACAAGAAAATCGCGACAAGCCCTCAAAAAATATTACAAATGCCATTCATATGGTGACACATTTAACTGAATATCTATCAACTGCTCAAGTTGGTATTACACTAACTAGTCTGATTTTAGGATGGATTGGTGAAGAGACTGTTGCTAACATTATTCTCAATTCTGGTATACTACCACCTGAATATGCTCGTGCCGTTGCTTCAGTTTCAGCAATGATTATTTTTACAATTGTCCATGCTGTGTTTACCGATTTGGTCCCAAAAAACATTGCCATTGAATCACCGGTAAAAGTGTTATTATTCATTGTTCGTCCAGTGCGTTTTTTCCATATTACGCTGTTCCCAATGATTTGGGCGCTAGATCACTTATCGAACGGCATAACGCATCTGCTAGGATTTCGAACAGATGGTGAAGAGGACATTTATTCTCAAACTGAGATTTTATCTTTATCTAAAAATGCTGCTGCTGCTGGAGAATTAGACGCAGAAGACTTAACATTTATGAAGCGTGCCTTTGAGATGAACGATAAGGTGGCTGTTGATATCATGATTGATCGTACTTCTATGACTGCGGTTGATGTTAAAACACCGATTTCCGACGCACTTAATTTGTACCTACAAGAGCGATATTCCCGTTTTCCTGTGATTGCAGATAATGATAAAGATAAGGTGTTAGGCTATGTCTTTAATTACGACTTAGTGCGTCAATCACGTATTAATAGTGCTGATCCCGTATCAAAAATTATGCGAGATATTCCAGCTGTTCCTGAAAACATGGATTTGCACGATGTCATGGATGAAATGATCATTAAACGCTCTCCTATTGCCATTGTTGTTGATGAATATGGTGGTACAAGTGGTTTAATTACTGATAAAGACATTTATGAAGAGCTATTTGGTACTGTTCGCGATGAAATAGACGATGTTTCAGATGACTATATTGAAAAATTAGGTGATCATCACTACAAAGTTTCTGGTAAAATGACGCTTTATGATTTTGAAAGATATTTCAATCAAAACGTTAAAGAACTTGAAGAAAATGATGCCGTCACCCTAACAGGTTATGTGTTAAACGAAGATCCCGAGTTTAGGGCTGGTGATACCATGAAAGTTGCCAATTTTGAATTAACCGCATTAGATTATGATAACGCTTATATTTCTCAGTTCACTGTTAAAGTTTCTCCTACACCTCGACAAGATCGTAATAATAACGGCATTTTTGATGAGGATGAAAACAAGACAAAAATTGAGGCATCTAAATCCGCTACAAATTAA